A part of Prionailurus viverrinus isolate Anna chromosome E1, UM_Priviv_1.0, whole genome shotgun sequence genomic DNA contains:
- the TNFAIP1 gene encoding BTB/POZ domain-containing adapter for CUL3-mediated RhoA degradation protein 2 — protein sequence MSGDTCLCPASGAKPKLGGFKGGGLGNKYVQLNVGGSLYYTTVRALTRHDTMLKAMFSGRMEVLTDKEGWILIDRCGKHFGTILNYLRDDTIILPQNRQEIKELMAEAKYYLIQGLVNMCQTALQDKKDSYQPVCNIPIITSLKEEERLIESSTKPVVKLLYNRSNNKYSYTSNSDDHLLKNIELFDKLSLRFNGRVLFLKDVIGDEICCWSFYGQGRKLAEVCCTSIVYATEKKQTKVEFPEARIYEETLNVLLYETPRVPDNSLLEATSRSRSQASPSEDEEAFELRDRVRRIHVKRYSTYDDRQLGHQSTHRD from the exons ATGTCAGGGGATACCTGTCTGTGCCCAGCGTCAGGCGCCAAGCCCAAGCTAGGCGGCTTCAAGGGAGGCGGCCTGGGCAACAAATACGTGCAGCTCAATGTGGGTGGCTCCCTGTACTACACCACCGTGCGGGCGCTAACCCGGCACGACACCATGCTCAAGGCCATGTTCAGCGGGCGCATGGAGGTGCTGACCGACAAAGAAG GCTGGATCCTCATAGACCGATGCGGAAAGCACTTCGGCACCATTTTGAATTACCTCCGAGATGACACCATCATCCTCCCGCAAAACCGGcaggaaatcaaggaattgatggcTGAAGCAAAATATTACCTCATTCAGGGGCTGGTGAACATGTGCCAGACTGCTCTGCAG GACAAGAAGGACTCCTACCAGCCCGTGTGCAACATCCCCATCATCACATCcctgaaagaggaagagaggctcATCGAATCCTCCACCAAG cccgtGGTGAAGCTGCTGTACAATAGAAGCAACAACAAGTATTCCTACACCAG CAACTCTGACGACCACCTGCTGAAAAACATCGAGCTGTTTGACAAGCTCTCCCTGCGCTTCAACGGCCGCGTGCTCTTCCTCAAGGACGTCATCGGCGATGAGATCTGCTGCTGGTCCTTCTATGGCCAGGGTCGCAAGCTGGCAGAGGTGTGCTGCACCTCCATCGTGTACGCCACGGAGAAGAAACAGACCAAG GTGGAGTTCCCAGAGGCCCGAATCTATGAGGAGACTCTCAACGTCCTACTGTACGAGACCCCCCGAGTCCCCGACAACTCCTTATTGGAGGCCACCAGCCGTAGCCGCAGCCAGGCTTCCCCCAGTGAAGATGAGGAGGCCTTTGAACTGCGGGACCGTGTCCGCCGTATCCACGTCAAGCGCTACAGCACCTACGATGACCGGCAGCTCGGCCACCAGTCTACCCATCGTGACTGA